A window of Rhizobium sp. CIAT894 contains these coding sequences:
- a CDS encoding adenine phosphoribosyltransferase → MIVAVPNSGASRINQSGVEALREFPNFPIGGILFKDIAPMLAGRGALGEVVSTVASQVSGTEIDAILAVDARGFILGASLADRLGCGFIMVRKPGKLPGDVLSFEYSCEYCSGTLEVTAGLIGDGLRCLIADDLLATGGTARATGNFVKSQGGEIAGYAFILEIEVLKGRRQLDDAPVISAMTC, encoded by the coding sequence ATGATTGTAGCTGTTCCAAATAGCGGGGCGTCACGGATTAACCAATCCGGTGTAGAAGCATTACGAGAATTTCCTAACTTTCCGATAGGCGGGATCTTGTTCAAGGATATAGCGCCTATGCTGGCTGGTAGAGGTGCATTGGGCGAAGTCGTTTCTACCGTCGCAAGCCAAGTGTCGGGAACAGAAATCGATGCCATTTTGGCGGTTGATGCGCGTGGTTTCATCTTGGGCGCCTCATTGGCTGATAGGCTTGGTTGCGGTTTCATCATGGTAAGGAAACCCGGTAAACTGCCGGGGGACGTCCTCTCATTTGAATACAGCTGTGAATACTGCTCCGGAACCCTGGAGGTAACTGCCGGCCTCATCGGTGACGGCCTGCGATGCCTGATTGCTGATGACCTTCTAGCGACGGGTGGCACTGCTCGGGCGACTGGGAATTTTGTCAAGTCCCAAGGCGGAGAGATCGCCGGATACGCATTCATACTCGAAATCGAAGTTTTGAAAGGCAGGCGTCAATTGGACGACGCACCAGTGATCAGTGCGATGACGTGCTAG
- a CDS encoding aquaporin translates to MKKYVCEFFGTFTLVFLGCGTLLYMRQEVGLLGVALAFGTTVVAMAYTIGPVSGAHINPAVSLGFLVSRRLRVWDFLAYVSAQCAGAIAAAGTLYLIAMNKVGGYDITLEGFAQTGWVVYGWRAAFLFEFIATFLFVTVFLKCTAGRGAVARLAIGLALVAIHLGGITVSGSSVNPARSIGPALFAGGAALSQLWLYICAPMLGAIAAGLLQLRGILASSEPQSLRQFESRDMTSDISSPVSFFRHRRRGIPKRESH, encoded by the coding sequence ATGAAAAAGTATGTTTGCGAATTCTTCGGGACCTTCACACTTGTCTTCCTCGGCTGCGGCACATTGCTTTATATGCGTCAAGAGGTGGGCCTGTTGGGTGTCGCTTTAGCCTTCGGGACGACCGTGGTTGCAATGGCCTACACGATTGGCCCAGTCTCGGGCGCGCATATCAATCCGGCGGTCAGCCTGGGTTTCCTCGTGTCGCGCCGATTGAGAGTGTGGGACTTTCTCGCGTATGTCTCCGCCCAATGTGCAGGAGCTATCGCGGCGGCAGGCACGCTCTACCTTATCGCTATGAACAAGGTCGGCGGTTACGATATCACCCTAGAAGGTTTCGCCCAAACCGGCTGGGTAGTCTACGGATGGAGAGCTGCGTTCCTATTCGAGTTTATCGCCACGTTCCTGTTCGTAACTGTATTCCTCAAATGCACGGCTGGACGCGGCGCTGTTGCACGATTGGCGATTGGACTTGCCTTAGTTGCGATCCACCTTGGCGGTATTACCGTTTCGGGTTCTTCTGTGAATCCAGCACGATCGATCGGCCCAGCACTTTTCGCAGGAGGGGCGGCACTCTCTCAACTCTGGCTTTATATATGTGCGCCAATGCTCGGCGCTATTGCGGCCGGACTTCTTCAGCTCAGGGGGATCCTCGCGTCAAGCGAGCCGCAAAGTCTGCGCCAATTTGAATCGCGCGATATGACCAGCGACATATCCAGCCCGGTTTCATTCTTTCGCCACCGAAGGAGAGGTATCCCAAAAAGGGAAAGCCACTGA
- the nolL gene encoding nodulation factor fucose acetyltransferase NolL, which translates to MVRIRARIVGGKTVPEAPEADDRDLALDFAKGILIVLVVFGHLIQYIFYEGDGFWDSACFKSIYMFHMPLFMAISGYLSRSGLLGKSFRQAIGDRALQLLVPTLFWCTLLEAVKLLMFPRPPDAPGNLLQFMHDLVGTYWFIWAAFASFLLVKLISIFNSGSARSLLVSSILVAVAPVTFSIFPLIKYTYPFFCMGFSFAQSRDWWTSVMRYHKPRLMMSASIAASLCFMAWREDTYVYNNLALIQDLQSAKDILLMFFGSTVASAVMIEILFQSWKIGRSNRVVRFIAVEVGQSTLVLYLVQATVFRLMDLIQYGEQWAPTMRSGAAGVLGTMIIAVALAVRWSVRDIPYLSQLMLGTPPRLVRLPSNPANN; encoded by the coding sequence ATGGTGAGAATCCGAGCAAGAATTGTAGGTGGAAAGACAGTGCCTGAGGCGCCAGAGGCCGACGATCGCGATCTAGCTTTAGACTTCGCCAAAGGAATACTCATTGTCTTGGTGGTTTTCGGTCACCTGATACAATATATCTTTTACGAGGGTGATGGCTTCTGGGATTCGGCATGCTTCAAATCGATCTACATGTTTCACATGCCTCTCTTTATGGCGATAAGCGGATATCTCTCTAGATCAGGGCTACTAGGTAAGTCGTTCAGGCAAGCCATCGGTGATCGCGCGCTGCAGCTCCTGGTGCCGACGCTGTTCTGGTGCACCCTTTTGGAGGCAGTCAAATTGCTCATGTTTCCCCGGCCGCCGGACGCACCTGGCAACCTTTTGCAATTCATGCACGATCTCGTCGGCACATACTGGTTCATCTGGGCTGCGTTTGCTTCTTTTCTTTTGGTGAAACTTATTTCGATCTTCAACTCCGGGTCGGCACGCTCTTTGCTTGTCTCATCCATACTGGTCGCAGTTGCCCCCGTGACGTTTTCTATATTCCCTCTCATAAAGTACACCTATCCCTTTTTCTGCATGGGATTTTCATTTGCGCAGTCGAGAGATTGGTGGACGAGCGTAATGCGGTATCATAAGCCACGCCTGATGATGTCCGCCTCTATCGCGGCTAGCTTGTGCTTCATGGCGTGGCGCGAGGACACCTATGTCTACAACAATCTCGCCTTAATCCAGGATCTGCAGTCGGCAAAAGATATCCTTCTGATGTTTTTTGGCTCGACAGTGGCCTCTGCAGTGATGATCGAGATTCTGTTTCAATCCTGGAAAATTGGACGCTCGAACCGGGTGGTTCGCTTTATCGCCGTGGAAGTGGGGCAGAGCACGCTCGTGTTGTACCTGGTGCAGGCTACGGTATTCCGTCTCATGGATTTGATACAATACGGAGAGCAATGGGCTCCCACAATGAGGTCTGGCGCGGCGGGAGTTCTCGGGACGATGATCATTGCCGTAGCACTAGCAGTTCGCTGGAGCGTGCGCGACATCCCCTATCTGTCCCAGCTCATGCTTGGAACGCCACCCCGCCTCGTTCGTTTGCCGAGCAATCCTGCGAATAACTAG
- a CDS encoding phasin → MTKISERSFETIENPASSPLKVPDQFGASVEKGKKVTEAFLKFASGAEATQKMLPPILETTSLFGNELWGKTIAALQADAEASFSHLQALLGANSPSQILELQSTFLSKRVETSLQHAKEVRVLSSRAVEEISKPVKDAFDKVLTDLKAT, encoded by the coding sequence ATGACCAAGATTTCCGAAAGATCATTTGAAACGATCGAAAACCCGGCGTCATCGCCGCTCAAGGTGCCAGATCAGTTCGGCGCATCTGTTGAAAAGGGGAAGAAGGTGACAGAGGCTTTTTTGAAATTTGCGTCCGGCGCTGAAGCGACACAGAAAATGCTGCCTCCGATCCTCGAAACGACAAGTCTGTTCGGCAACGAATTGTGGGGGAAGACGATTGCTGCACTGCAGGCCGACGCCGAAGCCAGCTTCTCACATTTGCAAGCTTTGCTGGGCGCGAATTCGCCGTCGCAGATCCTCGAACTGCAGTCGACCTTCCTTAGCAAGCGGGTTGAGACAAGTTTGCAGCACGCCAAGGAAGTCCGGGTGCTCTCAAGCAGGGCGGTGGAGGAAATCTCAAAGCCGGTCAAGGATGCTTTTGACAAGGTGCTGACGGACCTCAAGGCGACGTAA